ATGTGATGATTTATTTTGATAAGGAATTGCAGGAACGCGCACTCCGACTCTTCGATGACAGCCTGGCGAAGCTCGGTTATCTTGTTTTGGGCACTAAGGAAACGCTCAAATATTCCAGCGTCCAGCCGCGTTTCGGGCAATTGAGAAAGGAAAAAATATGGAAGAAACTGAAATGACCCGAAGCAGGGTAGTGGTCATAGGAGGGTCGGCGGGCAGCCTCGAGGTATTACTGAAGATTTTACCCCGTATTGCCATTATCCCTGATTTTGCGATTGTCATCATATTGCACCGTAAAAATTCTGAAGACAATACGCTCGAGGAACTGATTGCAATAAAAACCATGATTCCCGTAGTGGAGGTTGAAGACAAGACGCCGTTACTTCCCGGCGCGATATACATCTGCCCATCGGATTACCATTTGCTGTTTGAGAAAAACGGCACGCTTTCGCTCGATATTTCCGAAAAGATTAACTACAGCCGACCCAGCATCGACCTGTCGTTTGAATCCGCTGCGGATGCTTACGGGAACGCACTTACCGGCATCCTTTTATCAGGTGCCAATGCTGATGGTACGGCCGGACTCAAAGCCATCAGGGCGCTGGGGGGCACGACCATTATCCAGAAACCTGAGACCGCAGATATGCCCTTTATGCCCCGCAATGCCCAGCAATTCGCAGCGCCACATTATAGTTTTGACGCCAATGAGATTCTTGAATACATTAAAGGCATGTAGCCTGCCTCACAACCCCGCCAGAAAAAGTCGCGTAATCACTACAGTATTGTGCCTGCTTTGCGTCGGCCTTGCTGCTGCCCAGCGGGCTGAGGTTTTCGCTGAACCGAAAATGAAACGTTCCGGCAAGAGGCCGTTAAAGACGTTCCGACTTGAAAAAGCGATTGCTGAAGGTTCGGGGATGGTTGCCTGGAATGGACAATTGTGGACGCACAACGACAGCGATACCCCAAAACTTTTTGCCTTGGATACTGCCGGCGCTAAAATTGTGGCGACATACGATTTGCCTCTGAAAAACAGGGACTGGGAAGACCTCGGCCAGGACAACGATTACTTTTATCTTGGAAATTTCGGCAACAACGCGCACCGCGTGGATACCGTCCAGATTTACCGCATCGGAAAGAATTCGCTGCTGCAGCGTAAGCCATCCATCGATACCATCGCGTTCACCTGGCCCGAAACGATGACAGACGGTACACCGGAACGGACTAACTTCGATTGTGAAGCCATGGCGGTAGTCGGCGACAGTATTTGCCTGTTTACCAAAGAATGGCAGCACGGCCACCGCACCCGCGTATTTACGCTTCCCAAAACGCCTGGAAAATGGACTGCGCATTACCGATACACTTTAGAAACCAGGATTTTGATTACAGGTGCGTCCTACGATGAGGCTTCCCGGCAGCTGGTGCTCTGCGGCTACAATATGCTGTTGAGGCCTTTTTTGCTTGTTTTTCCGGAAACCGAGGGAACAGATTTTTTTGCAGGACCGGGAAGGAAGATCAAAATCCGCAGGCGCTTCCGTCAGATGGAAGGCGTCGCAACTTTTAACGGTCTGGATTATTACGTGATCAATGAAGGGTTCCGTAAGTTTTTCGTACATACCACCCCACGTATTTATAAAATACGCGTTGGAAAATAGCCGCAGTCTCGGACGTTTGCTGAGACTGCGACTGCCCTTTTAATTAAACGGATTCGACCACTTCGCGTTGGTGTACACATCGCTTCCCGTCAGTGTTTTCAGGAAGGCAATCAAAGCATCCCGTTCCTGCACGGTGACATTCAGGTTTTGTGGCATGCCTCCGGGACGGAGCTTGGGGTCCAGGTTTGTATTGGCCGGATTGAGCACGATCAGGTTGTAATGGGCCACGACGTCTTCGAGTGTAGCCAGTTCTCCGGTGTGCATGAATGGTCCGTTTACAGTGCCGTTCGGCTTGAGCAGGTTGCGCAACGAAGGCGCACGGGTATTGGTCAAATCTAAGACCGTTGGATTGCCTAAACTTCCGATGAGCCCGTTGTTGCCGCTGTTTGGCGCAATATCGAATTCAGGCGAGGCATGACAGCCCGCACAACCGAGGCCACCTCCTGTCCGCACTCCTGACGGATCGAACTGAGGCGGCGCCAGAAAAAGGTTTTTGCCCTGATTTTCCTGCATTGTAAAATTGGCAAACGGCTGGCCATCGTTTGCGGCTGTGGCACGGCCTGCGTCGTATTTGGAATCAAATGACTGGATGCTCCGGATAAACTGTGCCAACGCATTCTGGATGCGCGCTTCCGTGACCGTTGCATCACCGTAAACGAACGTAAACAATTCCTGGTAGTATGGGGTTTGCTGGAGTTTCGAGATTAAACCGCCCAGGTTTTCGTCACCGGCAGTGCCGCTGAATCCCATTTCGATATGATTTTGTATCGGCTGCGTGGTCTGCAATTCCAACGTAGCGGCCCGTTCATCCCAGAAAAATTTCCGCTCGACAGAGAATCTTGAATTAACCAGCCGCATCGCATGGCGTGAGGTGCCGCCATTGATTCCGCTGCTCGCCACATTCGAATCCCCGAATGCATTGGCTTGCACATGGCAACTCGCGCAGGAAACCGTATTGTTTGCGGAAAGTTTTTTATCGTAAAACAATACACGTCCCAGCGTGGCGCCTTTATCGGTAATGGGATTTCCCTGGGTGTTGTCCTTGGTGATGTAGGCCGGGATGGATTGATTGGCGTAATTGAGCAGGTTGTCAGGATTCACGTTGTCGCCGAAAGTGGCGGTGATGTTCGCGTAGGGGTCGACAGGAATGTATTCGCTGTCTTCGTCTTTACTGCAGGAACTGAGGCTTAACAACAGGAAAGCGGGGAGGAGGAGTCTGAAATGCATATCTAACGGTTTTGGTTTACAGCATTAGACGTTTAAAAATAACCCATCCTTCGGTGAAGCGGTTTTTTGTTTGCAAAGCCGGCTAATTATTTTTAGGATGTACCGTTGGATGTGCCATTTTTGCATTTCGGAACGATTTAATAAATTTGTCAGCGCCTGAATGAATACGCGCACGAAACTGTTATCTTATAACTTAGCCGATGAACTTCACAACTATAAGCGTTTGGAATTGTCGGATTTGGGGTAACTTTATCGCCGTTAAATAAAGCAATGGAAAGTCTCAATAAAAAGGAAGGTAGTGATGCCGCAAATGTGACACAGGGATTGTATCATAAAATGGTTTCTGAGGTGCAGGACTACGCGTTGCTGCTGCTCGACTGCGATGGAAATATCCTGAACTGGAATCCCGGGGCGCAGAAAATCAAGGGCTATGCTTCCGATGAGATTATTGGGAAAAATTTCCGTGTGTTTTACTCGAAGGAAGACCGCGCGCAGCTTTTGCCCGATACGCTGCTGCGCACCGCCTACGAAAAGGGACGGGCGGCACACGAAGGCTTCCGGCTGAAGAAAGATGGAAGCACATTCTGGGGATCGGTGGTGATTACCGCGTTGCATGACGACAACGATCAGGTAATCGGTTATTGTAAAGTCACCCGCGACCTAACCGAGCGCAAAAATGCCGAAGACGAGTTGCAACATCAGAACGAACTGCTCCGCCGTAGTGAAGAACGCTACCACCGCATGATTGCCGAAGTCGAGGACTACGCGATCATCCTGCTGGATCCGGACGGCAATATCATGAACTGGAATAAGGGCGCACAGAAAATAAAGGGATATACCGAAGCCGAGATCGTAGGCAGGAATTTCAGGAATTTTTACAGGGTGGAAGACCGGGAACGCCAATTGCCCGAGCAACTTCTGGCGCTGGCAGTCGCTAACAACAAGTCGGCCCACGAAGGCTGGCGCCTGCGCAAAGACGGGAGCCATTTTTGGGGAAGCGTCGTGATTACGGCACTTCACGACAATCACGGAAACATAACGGGCTTTTCAAAAGTGACGCGGGACCTGACCTACAAAAAGCAATCGGACGACCTGATCCTGCAGCAAAACAAGCAACTGGAGGAATATGCCTACGTAGCGTCGCACGATTTGCAGGAACCGCTTCGGAAAATTATGCTGTTTATCGATTTGCTGCAGCGTAATATCGACGATAAGGAAGCCGTTGCATCCTACATTACCAAAATAAATGCTTCGACACAGCGTATGTCGACACTGATCAAAGCAGTCCTTAATTATTCGCAGGCAACCGATGACGTAGAGCTTAAAGCAGCCGTTGACCTTAATGTCGTCCTGGCCCATATTGAAACCGATTTTGACGTGCTGCTTTCAGAACGCAGTGGCGTGTTAAAGCGCACAACACTGCCTGTCGTGCACGCTGTCCCGATACAAATGCACCAATTGTTTTCAAATTTTGTGAGTAACGCGATAAAATTTAATGATGGTTTTCCGGTTATCAACATAACCTATGAAGATTCGACCAAATCAGGTCGGGACGGATTCATAAAAATCACCGTCAAAGACAACGGCCGCGGGTTTGATCCGGAACAGGCCGACAAAATTTTCCGAATGTTCCATAGGCTCCACGACAAGACACAGGGCACCGGGATCGGGTTGGCACTGTGCAAGCGCATCGCGGAAAATCACGGCGGCACGATTACCGTGTCTACCAGTCCGGGTCAGGGGACAGCTTTTGAAATCTGGCTTCCCGACGCAATCCTTGTTTAAATTTCCAAAATTCCCCGGAATCCCCGTGCGGCATAGTACGAATCCGCGCCATTGTGGTATAAGAATACCATGTCATACCGGCGGTCGCAAAATAATGCCCCGCCGCGTTGCCTGACGTCATCCGGCGTTTTTACCCAACTGGAAGTCTTCGTATCGAACTGCCCGAGCTGCTGCAATGAACGGTATTGCGTTTCCGTAAGCAGTTCGATGCCCATACGCTCCGCCACATCAATGGCGCTGTCTTTTGGTTTGTTTGCTTTTCGTGCGTCGAGTGCCTCACGGTCGTAACAGAGGCTTCGGCGGTCCTTCGGACTTTCAGCAGCACAATCGCAGAAAACCACTGCGCCATTTTTTTGGATGCCAATTACATCGGGTTCGCCACCGGTTTTTTCCATTTCGTTCAGCGACCACAATTGGGCAGGATGCGTTTCAAGCCTGTCCGCCACCTGTTCCCAGCTGATGTTGTCGTGGCGTGAGCGGTTTTGCTCGAAGCGCTGTTTTAAGGTTTGCATCAATAGTTGGCGTTCGGCATCTGTAAGGGTTCTGCTCATGAGCGTAGAGGAATAAGATTAGAAATGGAGGAAAATTAAAAAAAAGTCTCGAATGTCCGATTGAAAGCACTCATCGGTTACACAATCGGCATTTGCGGGAAAAATATCGGCATAAATAAAAAGAATACCAAAAATGATGAAGCACAATGTTTAACACTTAATTTTGCGCTCAAAATTTTTCCTGCCATTATGAGAATACTATTCGCTTATATCAAAGCCCATAAATCCTTGCTGTTCCTCGCGTTGTTCCTTGCCGCAATCAACCAGTGCTTTTCACTTTGCGACTCGATCATTATCGGAAAGCTCATGAACGAATGTGGCGTGGGCGTTGCCAATTTCCACCACAATATGAATTCCTTTGTGAAGGTCGTGCTGGGCTGGCTGGCATTATCCGTAGGCGCTGCGATGGTGTCACGGATAGCCAAGAATTTCCAGGACTATTTTACCAACATCATCATTCAGCGGACCGGAGCCCAGATGTATACCGACGGCATCCAGAAGGCACTGCAGCTTCCATTTCAGGATTTCGAGGACCAGCGCAGCGGGGAAACATTGGGCAAACTGCAAAAAGTGCGCACCGACTGTGAGAAGTTCATCACCCTCTCAATATCGCTGATTTTCCAGTCGGTGGTCGGGATTGTGTTTGTAGTGGTGTACGCAATTAGCATCCATTGGCTGCTGGGACCGCTTTTCCTTGCCACGGTTCCCGTCGTGGCATTTATCAGCTCTTTCCTTGGCAAGAAAATCAAAAAAGTCTCACGGGAGATACTCGGTGAGACCACGGCCTTAGCCGGAGCCACAACAGAATCGTTGCGCAACATCGAGCTGGTGAAAAGCTTGGGGTTGACGCAGCAGGAGGTCAACAGGCTCAATTCGACCACAACCAAAATCCTTGGGCTCGAGCTGAAAAAAGTGCGCTACATTCGCTCACTGAGTTTCTTTCAGGGCACTACGGTACACTTTATGCGTACCTGCCTTGTATTTGCGCTCTATATGTTTATTTTCAACGGGATCATCAAGCCCGGAGACCTGATTACGCTGATGTTCTTCTCGTTTTTCCTT
The nucleotide sequence above comes from Flavobacterium magnum. Encoded proteins:
- a CDS encoding chemotaxis protein CheB, which encodes MEETEMTRSRVVVIGGSAGSLEVLLKILPRIAIIPDFAIVIILHRKNSEDNTLEELIAIKTMIPVVEVEDKTPLLPGAIYICPSDYHLLFEKNGTLSLDISEKINYSRPSIDLSFESAADAYGNALTGILLSGANADGTAGLKAIRALGGTTIIQKPETADMPFMPRNAQQFAAPHYSFDANEILEYIKGM
- a CDS encoding cytochrome-c peroxidase: MHFRLLLPAFLLLSLSSCSKDEDSEYIPVDPYANITATFGDNVNPDNLLNYANQSIPAYITKDNTQGNPITDKGATLGRVLFYDKKLSANNTVSCASCHVQANAFGDSNVASSGINGGTSRHAMRLVNSRFSVERKFFWDERAATLELQTTQPIQNHIEMGFSGTAGDENLGGLISKLQQTPYYQELFTFVYGDATVTEARIQNALAQFIRSIQSFDSKYDAGRATAANDGQPFANFTMQENQGKNLFLAPPQFDPSGVRTGGGLGCAGCHASPEFDIAPNSGNNGLIGSLGNPTVLDLTNTRAPSLRNLLKPNGTVNGPFMHTGELATLEDVVAHYNLIVLNPANTNLDPKLRPGGMPQNLNVTVQERDALIAFLKTLTGSDVYTNAKWSNPFN
- a CDS encoding sensor histidine kinase, translating into MESLNKKEGSDAANVTQGLYHKMVSEVQDYALLLLDCDGNILNWNPGAQKIKGYASDEIIGKNFRVFYSKEDRAQLLPDTLLRTAYEKGRAAHEGFRLKKDGSTFWGSVVITALHDDNDQVIGYCKVTRDLTERKNAEDELQHQNELLRRSEERYHRMIAEVEDYAIILLDPDGNIMNWNKGAQKIKGYTEAEIVGRNFRNFYRVEDRERQLPEQLLALAVANNKSAHEGWRLRKDGSHFWGSVVITALHDNHGNITGFSKVTRDLTYKKQSDDLILQQNKQLEEYAYVASHDLQEPLRKIMLFIDLLQRNIDDKEAVASYITKINASTQRMSTLIKAVLNYSQATDDVELKAAVDLNVVLAHIETDFDVLLSERSGVLKRTTLPVVHAVPIQMHQLFSNFVSNAIKFNDGFPVINITYEDSTKSGRDGFIKITVKDNGRGFDPEQADKIFRMFHRLHDKTQGTGIGLALCKRIAENHGGTITVSTSPGQGTAFEIWLPDAILV
- a CDS encoding DUF4256 domain-containing protein encodes the protein MSRTLTDAERQLLMQTLKQRFEQNRSRHDNISWEQVADRLETHPAQLWSLNEMEKTGGEPDVIGIQKNGAVVFCDCAAESPKDRRSLCYDREALDARKANKPKDSAIDVAERMGIELLTETQYRSLQQLGQFDTKTSSWVKTPDDVRQRGGALFCDRRYDMVFLYHNGADSYYAARGFRGILEI
- a CDS encoding ABC transporter ATP-binding protein, with protein sequence MRILFAYIKAHKSLLFLALFLAAINQCFSLCDSIIIGKLMNECGVGVANFHHNMNSFVKVVLGWLALSVGAAMVSRIAKNFQDYFTNIIIQRTGAQMYTDGIQKALQLPFQDFEDQRSGETLGKLQKVRTDCEKFITLSISLIFQSVVGIVFVVVYAISIHWLLGPLFLATVPVVAFISSFLGKKIKKVSREILGETTALAGATTESLRNIELVKSLGLTQQEVNRLNSTTTKILGLELKKVRYIRSLSFFQGTTVHFMRTCLVFALYMFIFNGIIKPGDLITLMFFSFFLFNPLQELGNVIAVYNETNASMENFSKLMGSASEPTPAQPKVMGLIDSLRFSGISFRHLSAQTPAVKNISFEAKSGETIAFVGPSGSGKTTLVKLLVGLYKPNEGTVFYNEKNANDISLNELRQQLGFVTQDAQLFSGTIKDNLLFVKPDATDEELHDVLRQAACHNLLKRAEKGIYTTIGEGGIKVSGGEKQRLSIARALLRHPRLLLFDEATSALDSITEEEITQTIRDISSKRDQITVLIAHRLSTIMHADRIYVLEQGAIIEQGRHADLLDEKGLYYAMWRQQIGERK